ACGCGAGCTCACAAGCCAAAGACCAGGCAGGCCGCGGGCGCAGGCAGGAGGAGCGACCGGCATCCAGTCCCGGCCGCTCCATCGACAGGTGTTCCCAGGGCAGGAAGGAGTGGAGCCCTGGTGGGGCCCGCGGGGCCCCGGTGCACTCGCTCACCATCCAGCCCTTCCTGGGAGAGCAGCTTCCTCTCTGGCTGTGGAGGTGGCTgtggggtcacagtccatggatCCCCAGAGCTGGCACCCCCGAACCCCAGCATCCTCGCGGGACCTCGGTGTACCAGCTCAGCAGTGCCTCTGTGGGGGGCACGTCCTCTGCGGCATTCACGTGGCTGCTCCTGGGGTGCGTCACCAAGGGGGTGCATCACCAGGGGGTGGGTCACTGGGGGGGGTCACCGGGGGATGCGTCTCTGGCGGGGGGTGTTGCATCGCCAGGGGGTGGGTCACTGGAGTGGGGGGTGCGTCGCCAGGGGGTTGGGTCACTGGGGGGGGGTCACCAGGGGGCCGCGTCGCTGGCAGGGTTGGGGATTGCGTTACCAGGGGGTTGGGTCACTGGGGGGGGTCACCGGGGGGTGCGTCTCTGGCAGGGCGTGTTGTGTCGCCAGGGGGTAGGTCACTGGAGTGGGGGGTGCGTCGCCAGGGGGTTGGGTCACTGGGGGGGGGTGCGTCGCCAGGGGTTGGGTCACTGGGGGGGGGGTCACCAGGGGGCTGCGTCGCTGGCAGGGTGGGGGATTGCGTCGCCAGGGGGTTGGGTCACTGGGGGGGGTGCGTCGCCAGGGGTTGGGTCACTGGGGGGGGATTGCGTCGCCAGGGGGTTGGGTCACTGGGGGGGGTGCGTCGCCAGGGGGTGCAGGTTCTGTGATCTGCAGCCTCCAGGAGAGGTgtgggggggaagggaggggctgggagaggacCATGGCAGGGTCAGGAGTGTGCTGTCGCCCCGGCAGGGAAGCAAGACTCCTTGCGGGTTGCAGAGTTGCCCTTTGAGTGTACCAGAACATGCGGCGACATGCAGTGAAGCTCAACCGCAATGTAATGTGTAAGTGTCCAAAGAAGGACCTTCTTGGCTGAGAACACATAAACTGACTCCCACAGGGCGTGAGGGTGATGGGGCTTTTGAGCCTCCAAAGGGCTCCAGCTTTGGCACGGAACGCTTGTGTCTCCTGTGACGTGGGGGCGGGGAGCTCGTTCTCTCGTTCACACCGCTTTCCCTTTTCTTGCTAGATTTGTGGAAAGGAAGGACTGTCCTTTGTCCAAGCCTAGGAGTTAAGAACACCCAGGGCCCTTCCCCCGCTGCACGGCGTCCCTGAGTGTGCCCCTCCTGTCCCATGTGTGCGTGCCCAGCACAGTCCCCTGGCCTGGGCCGAGTTCCCCAGGGTCTCACCCTGTTGCACCCGTGTGTTAGGGGCCAGATGCCCGGTCGCAGGTGAACCCTGGGAGGGCCGCCCCGGCGGGAACGTCACGAAGCCGGACGTCTCACACGCCCTCTGTCTCTGGCCGCCGCGGCCACAGCTCTGAGCCTGAGCAGCCTCCGGGAGCAGGTCCAGGGCTCACTCCGCCCAGCAGCCCTGGGCCCACGCCTCCCGGGGTgccctcctgtctcctgcaggGGCCGGGCTCTGCCTCCTCCGCCCCCTGCCCCTCGTCTAGTCTAACCTCAGCTCAGAGCACGTGCTCTTGCACCGTCAGAGCGTGTCTGTTCTGTGAACACGCCACCGCCGTCTGCTGCTCCGCTGTGCCCCTCGGGCCCTGAGTTGCTTCTGATTTCTGGTTCCTGTGAGTGTGGCCGCCAGGAGCACTCCCTGCTCTGCTCCTTGGGGGACAGGCGAGCATCTGCAGGGCCCCGGGCGCCGCCCCATCGCCAGCAGCGCCGGGTAGGCCATGGCCACCTGCAGGGCGTGTGTCAGAGCCTGTGCTTCAGGCCACGGTGACAGGCCTGGCGCCCAATCCCCCCCGCACCTTGCAGATTCCTCTGGGGTTTCTGGTTGATCCACAGGGCTCTCTCTAGATTCTGGAGACCAGCAGCGTAGGTTGCACTCAGGAGACACCTTGTCCACCCCACAGCCACCTTTTCACTCCTTAAATGATACTTTTGGAGGAACAGAAGCTCCACATTTTAATCTGGGCCTGTTTCAGAATCTTCTGCTTTGGGACAGTGGTTTTGTGTACCACGTACAGTTTTTCCCACGCAAGGACATTGGATGTTCTTAAGCATCACCCACCTGGGGCTTAATGGCCTCGCCTCCTGCTGCCGTCGGCACCTGAGTGAATTCTCGTTTCTCGCCGTGTGTCTAGTCAGTAAGCCTGTCTCCTTTCTTGGAGAAcgttttcttccctcttttcctgcAGGACCACCTTGCCGTCCACACCGTCTCCACCTTGCGGGTGGGTGGGTAGCTTTCTTATGCCCCGTGGTTTATTCTCTGTTCTAGACCAGGACCACACACCACTTCATTTCCAGAACTTCCCATCAAGTCTCAAAACTGCTGAGCAAATCTTCCACCTGTTCTTCCTCCGAGATGGCTAGTTAATTCACGATCTTTGGCCGTTTCGTTTGCTTTGCATTCAGCTTGTCTCACAacccagaccaaaaaaaaagtgtaggAAGTTCTGACTGGATTAAGTGAAAGCTGTGGGTGGATCTGGGGATAACGGGCGTCTTTGTGCTCAGACTTAGTCCGTGTTCATGATGCAACTATTCTCTCGGTGACGTGTCGACGGTCCTACACAACTTTTGTTAAATTGATCCCTAGGAAATTGATTTCCtcacattattttaaatgatgtattTCTAAACACTGTTATTGTCTGGTTTTGCTGCTTCatggaaataaaatagatttttgtaTGTTCACCATGTAGGCAGGAATCTTGATGAACTTACACTGATTCTGAAAAGTCGCCCAGGACCCCTCCGACGCTGTGCGTGCACAGTCATGGAGACTGCAGCGGTGGCAGGTCCACTTCTGCCTCCCGTGTTTATGCCGCTCTGTCCTTGTCTCACCACACTGAACAGAGGCGAACAGAAGTGGCGACAGCAGGCAGGCATCCTCCCCTTACTCCAGCTTGCAAAGAAACATTTTCAGTATTCAcatatttttgtagttttttgtaGGTGCCCattatcaagggcttccctggtggctcagatgataaagaacccacctgcagtgcgggagaccggggttcaatccctgggtcgggaagatcccctggggaagggaatggcgacccactccagtattctggcctggagaatcccatggacagaggggcctggtggactacagtccatggggctgtaaggagtagcacatgactgagcaagtaacacaccATCCATTACGAAGTTGAGaaatgtgtttccttttctgatttgctAAGAATTTTTATGATGAATAAATGCTAAATTCCATCAAATGATTTTCATTTGTGTGTACACCATGTGTCAgtcactctctgcaaccccatgggctgtagcccgccaggctcctctgtccatgaaattctccaggcaaaagtaccggagtgggctgccattcccttctctggaggatcttccccacttgggatcaaacctgggtctccctcactgcaggtggattctgtatcaTCTGGGCCAGTAGGGAAGCCCAtgggcaccacacacacacacgcgcggtCTGTATACACACGCGTACACAAACATGCACGTCTGCACGCGGCCGTCCGTGTACACTGTGCACACACGCatgtttgtgtacatgtgtgtacacacgcGTTTACACCACATCTAGGTGTTTTCTTTGGGGGATTTCTGATCCAGGAGTTCTTTAATCTTCCCTGCTGTAAAACTGATCCACTGAGTTCTGAATTTTAGTTGTTAACCTTTTCAGGGCTAGACTCTATGTGTTCTCTTTTCAAAGCCGCTTCCTGCATTCTCACAGCCGCTGTTCTCTTCTGGAATTCCTCATCCCGCCCTTCCTCTTTGCACATGGCATGCACCACCCATTTCTTCTGCACACAGCACATGCTGTTACTTTGAGTTAGTGTCCAGTTGAGTCCAGTATGGAGAGTGGAGCCTCTCGTTTCTGTCTCCGCTTGTCTCTGCAGGCTCTTGGCACTTCCCCTGTTAAGCTCGGCTGTTTCTTTACCGTGTGTGGATACGGTGATCTAAAGATGTCACAGAAATGTCTCTGTCTCCAGTGGGAGTCTCTTCCTCTGGAGTGGGTGTGTCCAGCGGTGTTTGGAGCACCAGCGATCCAGGGCTCCCAAGTCCACGTTGTGAGTTGAGAGGAGCCCACTTGGCGGCCCTTGCTGGCTGCCCGTCCACTCCCGGGCATCCCTCTGTCTGGCAGACCTCGCCTTGCCTTGCCCCCAGCCCTGAGCACGGGGCTGGCCGCTACGGGGCCTCCCTCCCCCGGGGTGAGCCGGGGGCTTCCTGCTCCCCGGGGATGGTGGCCCGGCCTCCACTCCAGTGCCACCTCTCCCCTCTGTGGGGCTTTGAGGCCCGTGGGCCACACTGTCCCCCACCTGCCAGCCAGTCAGGTGTGGGCAGTggcccaccccccagccctgggcTTGCCCCTGGCCTGTGCGTGGCCTCCCACTGTCTGTGGCCCCGCCGGGCCCACCCTTGGTGCCATGGTGTCGAGGGATCCTGGTGGTCCCGGGCAGGAGAGGCCTGGCTCTGGGACCAGCTGTGCGGGGCCGTGGTGACTGCCGGGCGCCGCCGTCGGAGAGAGGCCAGGCCGCCCACTGCAGCCACGTTTCTGGAACGACAGGCTTCCTGCCGAggcctctgcctctcccaccgTGCACAGCAGCAGGGGGCCAGAGCCCAGGACGGGCCCGCTGCCAGCTCTGGCCGCCGGGTCTGTGTGCCCGCCTGGCGCTTCACCACTTGGGCCTCCGCAAGCACTTTTCTCTGGGGCAgggaccccctccccagccccctggtCTCCCCAGTGTGCGAGGAtccagggctgctgtaacaaatgccCGTAGGCTTGGCTGCAACAGCGGAAACGTGTCCTCCTTCCGCTCTGGGCCAGAGCCCCGTCCGAGACGAAGCTGGCGCAGGACTGGGCTCCCTCGGGAGGCCCCAGGAGGGTCCCTCCTGCTGCTTCCATCTCCCGGGGTGCCAGGGGCCCCTGGGCTCGGGACCACGAGGCTCCTGTCTCTGCCTCCGTCTGCACACGGCCTCTCCTCTGCGTCTGTGTCTCTTCCCTTCTGTCCTTTGCAAGGACGCCTGTCGCTGGACTTAGGGCCACCCCGGTCCAGAGTGGGCCCATCTAGAGATCCTTGGCTTGATGGCGTCTGCAGGGACCCTTCTTCCAAACAAGGACACCTGACTCATCCTGGCACCAGGTGGGCTGCAGGTGCTGTGTTCTTGGGCTTTGTAAGAAGCAGGCTGATGGCAGAGGCCGGCTCTGGGGCCTGGACACTGGGGCCCGGGTGTGGGTCCTGGGAGGCCAAGGAGTCCCCAGGAGGGAAACCCCCAGCCTTGCAGGGACCCAGTGACCTCTGTCCACATGGGTCTGCTGAGGGCAGGGCTGGTGTcctggcctcttcctcctcccctcagcccAGCGGCAGCAGCCCCCAGGTTCAGGGGGTGGGGTGGCTCCCACAGCAGGCTTGCTGCAGGAGAGTGGCCCTGGTCCTCGGTGGACGCCTCCCTCAGAAAGACTGCCCACCTACCCCTTTCTTCTCATCCTGGAGACATCACCTCTGACTCCGGGACCCGGACCAGTGTGGCTGTGACCAGGCTGCTCCAAGGGACACCTCGCCCCATGCGGGAGGTCCCCACTTCCAGGGGCCTTTCTGGGCCCCTGGCCTGAAGTGCGTGACGCGGGCCCCGAGTGTCTTCCTTGTCCGACAGTGCAGTCACGCAACCCTCCCTGCCGGGGTCTCTGCAGAGCCTGTGAGAggcaggctggggcagggggctgcgTCCATGCTGAGACTCCAGGCACCATCAGCTCCGCAGGGTGGGTGCCCGCCTGGGGAGGCTCCGCTGACTGGGATGGGTGGTCATTCACGTCGAGTGCTGGGCAGCTGTGGGGTGGTGGCCGTATCATGATTCGAATGTGAACAACGGCCAAGCGGCTGCGAATGGGCTCAAATGAACTCTGAGATAAAGGGCCAAGGCTTCAGGCCCTGGGCAGCCAGCGGGTGTGCAGGCTCGGCTCTGCTGCTCCGGGCTCTTTGCTCGGGGACTGTGCCCTTGCTGGGGGCTGGACCCGGCCCTGGGAGTCGAGCTCTGCTGGGTGGGGGCCGCAGAATAGTGGCGTCCAGTCCCTCGGCTTGGTCTTTGGAATATACTGTCTACCTCCTCCCCCCGCCCGCAAGCTCTTCTGCAGGGGTCCGGCGCCCACACCTGGCGGGGGTCCGGGGAGCGGGCGGGGGTCCTCCCTGGCCCAGCTGACCCGGCGCCCAGCCTCCTCTGCGTGGCTGCAGAGCGAGTGTGCTTGGGGCTCCCGTGAGGACAGCGGGCGTCACACCCCCAGCCTCCCCGCTCCACCATGTCTGCCCTGAGACCAGGCCCCCAGGGGCTGAGCCGGCCAGGGGGCTGAGGTGCCCCGGGAGGTGCCCGCTCACTCTGCACTGCCTCCGCTCCATCCGCCCGCTGCACAGGGCCTCTGGGTTCCCTCTGTGTGTCCAGCGGTGTCTGGCGTGGGGCCTTCTGTGGCTCGGCCTCCATGGGGCCGAGATCAGGTGCCCTTAGCAGACGGTCAGCCTGGCCGGCGTCTGGCACTCTGTCGAGGTCCAAGCTCAGCCCACTTGTCAGAGGCTCAGGGACCTGCAGTTTCCAGGGCCCATGCAGTTCTTACACAGATGCTAGTCAGCAGGACCCTGGGCCTGGGGGTCACGCTGGCTGGCCTGGCCGTGGCCCAGGGACTCGGGCTCCCGGCCCGGCAGGAGGGTGCTGCCCGTGACCCGGCTCGTGGGGGCGGCCGGCTGCCAGCTACCCTGAGGAACCGACAGGAGCCTCCAGGGCTTGGGTTCCCTCCCGGCCCAGCTCCCACTCCTGAGCGTCTTCTTGGGACGCGGCCCCCAGTGTGGTCACTCAGCGGGGCGGGGGCCCCCAGCTCTTCAAGTAGGGGCTGCGATGCCGGCCCGACAGCCCAGCCTGGTGACCTGGCAGAGCCTGAGAGGGGTCCAGGCACCATGGTTCCTGGACCACGGCCCCAGCTCCCCCGCGTTGCCAGCCCGGCTCGCTGGGTATGAGGTGGGAGAATCACAAAGCTTGTAGTTGGGGTGTCCTGAAGCCTGAAGGCCCCTCGCCTACTTGGGGCTGGTCGGCCCTGGGTTTTGCAGAGGAGGACCTCACACAGCCCCCGGGGAGGTGCTGGGAGcttgaggggtggggggcggagggtCCCCTGTGCAGGTCCGAGCTCCAGACATGTGCATCCTGCCCCTCTGCACACCAGCCTAGACCCCTCTCCAGCGACGCTTGTCCCCCGCCCAGGGAGGCTGGGTCATCTGGGCATACCTGGCACCCACGGGAGGCAGTGCATCTGGGGTGCACCGAGACTTCGGGCCCAGAGCACACCAAGGGGTGGGAGGGGCCTGGGCTGAAGGCAGCTGGCTTCCCAGGGCAGGATGCTCCATCCTATCAGGAAGTGCCTGCAGGCTGGGGTGTAGACCCCTTCAGGATGAGGGGCTGAAAGCTGAGGGAGCCAAGGAGCGGAGGTGTGTTCATACCTGCAAAAGAAGGAATCCACATTCCATCTTCACTCTCAGCTCAGATCTGCCTTCTGCTCCAGCAAGGAGAACCAGGAGAGGCCGAGTTGACGCTGCCTTTGAAACAACACCTGGTCAAGCTCACAGACACACCTGGTTCCGCTCACAGACGCACCTGGTCCCGCTCACAGACGCACCTGGTCCACCTCACAGGCACACCTGGTCCCGCTCACAGACACACCTGGTCCCGCTCACAGACACACCTGGTCCTGCTCACAGGCGCACCTGGTCCAGCTCACAGGCATACCTGGTCCACCCGGCACACCTGGTCCCGCTCACAGACACACCTGGTCCAGCTCACAGGCACACCTGGTCCCGCTCACAGACACACCTGGTCCCGCTCACAGGCACACCTGGTCCCGCTCACAGACACACCTGGTCCCGCTCACAGACACACCTGGTCCTGCTCACAGGCGCGCCTGGTCCAGCTCACAGGCATACCTGGTCCACCCGGCACACCTGGTCCCGCTCACAGACACACCTGGTCCAGCTCACAGGCACACCTGGTCCCGCTCACAGACACACCTGGTCCAGCTCACAGGCACACCTGGTCCCGCTCACAGACACACCTGGTCCCGCTCACAGACACACCTGGTCCAGCTCACAGGCACACCTGGTCCAGCTCACAGACGCACCTGGTCCCGCTCACAGACGCACCTGGTCCACCTCACAGGCACACCTGGTCCCGCTCACAGACACACCTGGTCCCGCTCACAGACACACCTGGTCCTGCTCACAGGCGCGCCTGGTCCAGCTCACAGGCATACCTGGTCCACCCGGCACACCTGGTCCCGCTCACAGACACACCTGGTCCAGCTCACAGGCACACCTGGTCCCGCTCACAGACACACCTGGTCCAGCTCACAGGCACACCTGGTCCCGCTCACAGACACACCTGGTCCTGCTCACAGACACACCTGGTCCCGCTCACAGACACACCTGGTCCCGCTCACAGACACTTGGCCCTGTTGCAGGCACATCACTATCATGGATCCCCGGCCCTCCTGGCTGGGACACTGTGCTGAAGTCACGCAGAGGCGGTGGCTGTGGTGTATAAGCATCTGTCTTGTGAGACCTTTTCTATAGGTGCTGCTTCAGGCGCCCGTCTTAAGGGCATTGCCAGGCAGAGTCGTTCTGGACATACAGCTCCTCCTCATTTCCCTCTCCCGAGGCCTCTGGGGTCTGCGGGCCGCAGCAGGGCCGGCCGGGCCACCTCAGGCGGCTGCCTCCAGGTCCCCTGCCCGCCCACctgtcctcccacccccagccctggtcCACACCAGGACCAGCTGCTGAGAAGCCTCCCTTGCAAACAGGGACAGAGCCTGCCGGGCATCCTGCCTGTAGGCACTCACCTGCTCTGCATCCGTCGGATGCGACACGGGCTGTGTGATTTCTGCTCTCCCACCCAGCCCGGCTTCTTCCCAGAACACCTTGGGGTCACTAAGGAGTCCCCTTGGAGAGCTTCCCACCCGCACACAGGGTCTGACTccggtttttttttgtttatttttggctgtgctgggtctttatggCTGTGTGCTGACCCCTCATTGTGGTAGCTCGTCTTCTTTCCTTATGGCTTCCAGGCTCCAGGCACCCTGGCTCAGAACCTGTGCTgctcgggcttagctgctctgcggtGGGTGGGACCTTCCCGGACTAGGAACcgaacttgggtcccctgcactggcaggcagatccttaaccactggacctccagggaagtcctgactccTGTTCTTTTTGTTAAAGTAATTTTCAGGTTATTAAGATACTGTGTGCTCACGGTGAATGTGGAGC
The sequence above is a segment of the Bos indicus isolate NIAB-ARS_2022 breed Sahiwal x Tharparkar chromosome 20, NIAB-ARS_B.indTharparkar_mat_pri_1.0, whole genome shotgun sequence genome. Coding sequences within it:
- the LOC109574965 gene encoding uncharacterized protein — translated: MHTSTPHHAPQTWAPGGPGLSCRTLPGAPPASPQDKSVRAASTRPLLVLLAGAEGRSELRVKMECGFLLLQVPEPLTSGLSLDLDRVPDAGQADRLLRAPDLGPMEAEPQKAPRQTPLDTQREPRGPVQRADGAEAVQSERAPPGAPQPPGRLSPWGPGLRADMVERGGWGCDARCPHGSPKHTRSAATQRRLGAGSAGPGRTPARSPDPRQVWAPDPCRRACGRGEEVDSIFQRPSRGTGRHYSAAPTQQSSTPRAGSSPQQGHSPRAKSPEQQSRACTPAGCPGPEALALYLRVHLSPFAAAWPLFTFES